A segment of the Aureimonas sp. SA4125 genome:
CTTGCCGAACAGTTCCGATACTGATCAGGCCGCGAGGCGGTCCACCTGATCGCGCCGGCTGCCGCGCAGGCTTTCGGCCTCGAGGCGGCTGAGAAGTGCGGTGACGGCGGCAAAGCCGGCCTCGTCGCGGCGCTCGGCGAAAATTCCGACGAGACGGCTCATCACCTCGGCCGCGACGGCGTCGAGATCGAACGCCGCCTGCCGCGTGATTGCCTGCTTCCAGATCTGCACGGCCGTCCGCAGGAAGACGCCGGCGGCGGGAGAGAGATGGCAGGTCGCGATCAGCGCGTCGAAGGCAGCCTCCCGCCCGTCGACGACGATGGCCCGCACCCGTCGGCCCGAGAGCCCGGAGAGAGCCGAAAGCGCGGCGGCGAAAAGATCGATATTGCCGTTGCAGACGATGCGGATCAGGAAGGCGGTGGTGATCTGTCCACTGCTGCGCAGATGCTCGATCAACCCCGCCATCTCATCCGGCTGGACGCGATCCGCCAAGAGAGCCGTGGAGCGCTCGCAGGCGGCATTGACCACACCTTGCGTGCGCCTGTCACCGAGGGCGTTAAGCACCAGCGGCGTGGATCCGAGCGCCTGCGCGAGCTGCAGAACCAGCATCTGGCGAACATCGACGGGCAGGTCGTCGCGCTGCAGCTGCAGCGCGCGCACTCTGCCGTCGGCCCCATGTCTTTCCGCCAGCCGACGGTGCGTGGCCGCTCCGATGCGGGCACCGCGATTGGCGAGGAGGATGGCACAGGCGACGCCGTCGGCGATCTCGGCAAGGGCCGCGGCGACATGGGCCGAGAGACCCGGCCGCCCGGCGACGGCTTCGTGCTGCACACCGCTACCTTCGACGGCGATGTCGATGAGATCCCCGTCGGTCAGAACGGGCGAAAGGGCGGCGACGAGACCGGACACTTCCGCCACGTCGTCGCCCAGCGCGCGGACGAGCTGGCGAGGCGCCCGGTCGGACGCCGCCAGCGCCTCAGCCAACGCCATGCGGACCTTCGGCGAGGGATCGTCGAGCGCTATCGTCAGGACATCCATCACCTCGCGGCGCTGGTGTCCCGACAGCTCTCCCTCCAGCAGCGAGTGGGCGAAGATCGAGATCGCCTCGGCACGCTCCCGGCTGTTGGCGCTCTGGCACCACTGGACGAACTCCTGCGTGATCATGCGTACGATTTCCTCGGGCGGCTCCGTTTCATGCCACGAGGATGCCGGTCAAAGGTTTAGACTTCGTTCACCTTGTTTCTTACGGGCGCGTTTACCCTCAGGCGTCGGTGCCGTCGGGGAGACGTGGCCGGGCCATCTGGAAAACGCTGTCTGTCGCGGCGTAGTCGAGATAGCCGAGGCGCGCGAGCGGCTGGGCAAGAGCCGGGTCGATCATGCCTTTGACGAGAATCCGTTCGTCGATATGGATGCCGACCACCTGACCGATGACCATCACGTTTTCAGACGGCGCGCCGTCCAGTCCCTTCGGCCAGAACCACTCCGTCACCTTGCATTCCAGCGCAGCCGGCGATTCGCCGACGCGCGGCGCCGCGACGATCTCGCACGCCACCTCGGTCAGTCCGGCGATGGCGAACTCGCTCGTCCCGCGTGGCGCCGGGGCGGAACTGCGGTTGACCGCCGCGGCGAGATCGCGCGTCGCCAGATTGGCGACGAACTCGCCGCTTTCGATCGCGAAGGTCGCGCTGTCCTTCATCCCGGCCGACGAGAACATCACCATCTTCGGCCGATCGGAGACCGCGGAAAAGAAGCTGTAGGGCGACAGGTTCACGTCGCCGTTCAGGGCGCGCGTCGAGATCCAGCCGATCGGCCGGGGCGAAACGATCGCCTTGAAGGGGTCGTGCGGCAGCCCATGTCGGTTGTCGGCGGTGCGGTAGAACACGTCAGTCGCTCCCGGCCGGCGCGACGGCATCGGTGACGATGTCGGCCAGGGACGGACGCGGCCGGTCTTGCGGCGGCTCGATCGGCGTGCCGACATGGATGAAGCCGACCGTCTTTTCGTCGGCCGAGATTCCGAGAATGCGCTTGGCCTCATCGTCGTAGGCGACCCATTCGGTCACCCAATTGGCGCCAAAGCCCATCGAATGGGCGGCGTGGATCAGGTTCATCGTCGCAGCGCCTGCCGAGAGCACCTGCTCCCATTCGGGAATCTTCACATGCGGCCGCGCCGTCGAGACGACGCCGACGACAAGCGGCGACCGGGAAAAGCGTCGCTCCTCGGCGTCACGTCGAACCTCGCTGAGGGGTCCCTCGCGGGATTCGGCCAGAGCGACCAACGCCTTGCCGATGCTCACCGCGACGGCGCCGCGATACAGGATAAACCGCCAAGGCGCGAGCTTGCCGTGGTCGGGCACGCGTGCGGCGATCGTCAGCATGGTCGCCAGTTGCTCGGCGTCGGGCGCCGGCAGCTGCAGCGCCGGAATGGTGACGGAACGGCGGGTCTCGAGAGCGCGGGTGATGTCGGACAAGAGGCGTTATCCTTCTGGTTTCCTCTGAGCTAACTGCCGCCCGGTCGATTGCAAAGCCCTTGGCAGCATTTTCGGTGCGAAGATCGGCCAATCCCGCGCACCCCGCACCATGCGCTTGAATTCAGCCATGATCTGTCGTTCAAACAATGCCGATGGCCCGAACCTTCCTTTGCACCACCACTCGGCGCGGCTGCGCCCTGGCGATGTCGTCGCTGCTCGCCCTCTCCTGCGCGTCAGCAGGCCCGGCCTTTGCCCAGCAGGCGCCCGACGGCGGGCTTATCGGTGGCTTCAGGGATTTTCTCGGCTCAGGCGATCAGCCGAGCGGTGCTTACGCCTCGCCCGATGCGATCCCCGAAGCCTCGGGACCCGGCGTCGTCGGACTGACCGGACCGCGGACCCTCGAGCGTTTCAATCCGATCGCTCTTCCCGACATGAGCGGGTTGGGGAACGCTCCCCGCCTCAATCTACCCAGCCTTCCCGGTTATGCTCCGACACCTTCCCTGCCGACGCTCGACAGCATCCGACTGCGCAAGGCGCTCGTTCTGGAGGCGAAGCTTTCGGACGATGGCGAGCCGGTGCCGGCGGGACTGGTATGGCGCCTCTTCGCCCCCATCGAAGCCCCCGACGGCAAGCTGCCGCTGGTGGCAACGGCCGCCGGTGGGGCGGCGACCTTCGACGTCGCGCCCGGCAGCTACCTTCTCCACGTCGGATTCGGGCGGGCCGGCATCACCAAACGCATCGACTTCGACGGCGAGCAGACACGCGAGGTCGTCGTTCTCAACGCCGGCGGGCTGAAGCTGCACGCCATCGCCGTCGGCGATGTGCCCATCCCGGCCGAGGCGCTCAGCTTCGACATCTACAGCGACGCGCCGAACGAGCGCGACCGCATCCTCATCGCCGAGGACATTCCGCCGGGCAGGACTGTCCAGCTGAACGCGGGAACCTACCACGTCGCCTCCACCTTCGGATCGGTCAATGCCGTCGTGCGCGCCGATATCAAGGTCGAGCCAGGCAAGATCACCGACGTGACGCTGCAGCATCATGCGGCCCAGCTGACCATGAAACTTGTTCGCGAGACCGGCGGCGAGGCGATCGCCGATACCGCCTGGTCGGTCACCAACGGCTCCGGCGACGTCATCCGCGAGAGCGTCGGCGCGTTCCCCTCGATGGTTCTGGAAGAGGGCGAATACCTGATCGTCGCAAAGAACAAGGACCGCATGTACCAGCGCGATTTCACGGTGCAGGCCGGCGTAAATACCGATGTCGAGGTGCTGACCTCAGACATTATCGCCGCGCCTGAAACAGGCCAGGGCTCCGGCGACTGACGCCGAGCGGTGATGCGCGCAAGCCGATGGTGCCAAGCGTGACGCCCTGGAGGTGACGTGCAGGCCGTCGATGGCGACCACACACCGTCCCTGTCTATAGCCTCAGGCCGGCACTGGATGGAGTGTCCTGAAGTTGAAACGAATGGCTCTCGTGCTGATCATCGGGCTCCTGCTGGCAGGTTGCCAGGCGACAAGACCCCGGTGCGTCGTGTGGAGCGCCGGGTCCTCCGGAGAGTTCGTCGAGTGCAGATGACAGGGCAAGTCTTCACAGCCCCGGTGGCCAGCGGCGTTAGAGCCTGTCCATGCCCGTCGCGGCGCTTGCGGCCACAGCCACCCGAACCGTCTGCGCGTCCTCATCAGCGACAGGTCAGCCTGCCGCGACCGGCCCGGGAACGGGGACGCCAACCCCGGCAAGGGCGAACACAGACTCGCGCAGCCGCTCGGTCAGCTGCTTGCGGCAGCCGATGCCGGAGAGTTCCTCGAAGCCGATGACGTCGCCGACGGTGACGCGGATGGCCCGTCCGTACTGGCGCCGGAACTCGCCGATCAGCAGGCCGATCCGCAGTGTCAGCGAGAGCCGGCTGGCGAGATGGAAAAGCGGGCCGTTCTGGCCCTCGAAATGGATCGGCAGCACCGCCGCCCTGCCCGTCTGGACGAGACGCGCGGTGAACTGCTTCCAGGGCAGATCGTCGGCGGCACCGAACATGGTCGGTGCCGTGGCGACGCCGCCGGCGGGAAAGACGATGATCGTCGTTCCCTCGGCCAGAAGCCGCAGCGCCTCGCGCCGCGTCTCCATGTTCATCGCCAGAGCCGCCTTCGTCTCCTCGAAGGAGACGGGCAGGCCATAGGCCGACATTTCCGGGATCTTCATGAGGTCGTTGTTGATCAGAATGCGGAACGGCCGGCCGAGCCGCTCTGCCAGCGCCAGGATGGCGATCCCATCACCGATGCCGAAGGGATGGTTGGCGACCATGACCAGCCGTTCGGGCAGCGCCAGGACCGCCGGCAGGCGCCCGCCGATCTCGAGCCGGATCTTCATCAGGTCGAGCATGGCGTTGAAGGCGTCGCCGCGCCCGGCGACAAGATCTCTCCGCCAGACGCCGTAGAGGCGCGCGAGCTTGCGCCGTCCGGACAATTCCTCGATCGAGCGGATCGCCCAGCGCCGGAACAGGCGATCGTCGGGGCGGGCATAGGTCAATTCGGTGTAGCGCTTGGTCATCCAACCCAACCTGCTGAGACGACGGGCTATAGCAGGCCCGCGATGACACCGGTGTGACGCGGCGGCATCGGCTTTCTGCCTCTCAGCCGCCGCGCGCCCATGCCGTCATGTCATTGCAGTTCGGCTGTCTTCTGGCTGGCCGCCCGCGCGTCGCGCTGGCGCTTGATGTCCGGCGGGATGGCTTCCTCGAGCAGCATCGCCGTCGCCTCGGCGAGACTTGCGGCGGTCTGGTCGCGCGAGCCGAGCCGGCGGATGTTGACGGTCCGCTCCTCGGCCTCGCGCTTGCCGCAGACGAGCAGGACCGGGATCTTCGCCAGGCTGTGCTCGCGGACCTTGTAGTTGATCTTCTCGTTGCGGATGTCGGTCTCGACGCGAAGCCCGAGCGCCGTCAGTTCCGCCGCGACTTCGCGGGCATAGTCGTCCGCCTCCGACGTGATCGTCGCGACGACCACCTGGACCGGCGACATCCAGAGCGGGAAGTGCCCGGCGAAATTCTCGATCAGAATGCCGAGGAAGCGCTCCATCGAGCCGCAGATGGCGCGGTGGATCATCACCGGCACCGTCTTGTTCGATTCCGCATCGATATAGAAGGCGCCAAACCGCTCCGGCAGGTTGAAGTCGACCTGCGTCGTGCCGCACTGCCACTCGCGGCCGATGGCATCGCGCAGCGTGTACTCGAACTTCGGGCCGTAGAAGGCGCCCTCGCCCGGATTGATGTCGGTCTTGATGCGCCCGCCCGATTGTTCCTCGATCTGCTTCAAGACGCCGGTCATCACGCTTTCGGCGCGGTGCCAGAGCGCGTCCGAGCCGACGCGCTTCTCCGGCCGCGTCGAGAGCTTGACCACCACTTCCTCGAAGCCGAAGTCGCGATAGACCGACAGTATCAGGTCGTTGATGGCGAGGCACTCGGCGGCCAGTTGCGCGTCGGTGCAGAAGACATGCGCGTCGTCCTGGGTGAAGCCGCGCACGCGCATCAGCCCGTGCATGGCGCCAGACGGCTCGTAGCGGTGCACCAAACCGAATTCCGCATAACGGATCGGCAGCTCGCGGTAGGACTTCAGGCCGTGCTTGAAGATCATGACGTGGCCGGGGCAGTTCATCGGCTTCAGCGCGAAGACGCGTTTGTCCTCGGTCTCGTCGCCGGCCGACGTCACCTGGAACATGTTCTCGCGGTACCAGCCCCAGTGGCCGGAGGTCTCCCACAGCGACTTGTCGAGCACCTGCGGCGCGTTCACCTCGGCATAGTTGCCGAGGAGGCGCCGGCGCATGTAGGCGGTGAGATCCTGGAACAGCGACCAGCCCTTGGGGTGCCAGAACACGACGCCCGGTCCCTCCTCCTGAAAGTGGAAGAGGTCCATCTCGCGGCCGAGCCGGCGGTGGTCGCGCTTCTCGGCCTCCTCCAGCATCGTCGTGTAGGCGTCGAGCTCTTCGCGCGTGCGCCAGGCCGTGCCGTAGATGCGCGTCAGCATGGCGTTGTCGCTGTCGCCGCGCCAGTAGGCGCCGGCGACCTTCATCAGCTTGAACGCTTCGCCGATCTGGCCGGTCGAGGCCATGTGCGGCCCGCGGCAGAGATCGAACCAGTCGCCCTGGCTGTAGATCTTCAGCTCCTGGTCCTCGGGGATCATGTCGATGAGTTCGAGCTTGTAGGTCTCGCCCTTGGCGGCGAACACTTCCTTCGCCTTGTGCCGCGTCCACACTTCCTTCTTGAACGGCGCGTTGCGGCGGATGATCTCGGCCATCTTCTTCTCGATGACCGGCAGGTCCTCGGGCGTGAAGGGTGTCTCCTTGGCGAAGTCGTAGTAGAAGCCGTTCTCGATCACCGGACCGATGGTCACCTGCGTCCCCGGCCAGATCTCCTGCACCGCTTCCGCCATCACATGCGCCGCGTCGTGGCGGATGAGCTCCAGGGCTCGCGGATCCTCGCGGGTGACGATTTCGAGCATGCCCGAGCGGCCGACGGGATCCGAGAGATCGCGCAACTCGCCATCGAGCGCGTAGGCGACCGACTTCTTCAGCAGCGACTTCGAGATGCCCCCGGCGATGGCCGCACCCGTGGTGGACGCATCGAACTGCCGGACGGATCCATCGGGGAAGGTGACGTCGATCATCGCTGTTCCTTTCTGCTCAGCCCCGCCTACCACGCGGGAAAGCACTGTGATCGCTGTGGCCGAGTCTTCGGCTGTGGACGGGTCTTTAGCATCCCCATCCCGTCAGACAAGCGTCGCAGCCGATCTCGGCTGTTTGCCGTCGGCAGATTGCACAACATTCCCTTGCGTCATATTCTTCATTTATTTGGAAAAGAACCCGCGGACGGAGCTTTGGAGAGGCGGATGCCGGAAGCCGAGGGCTACGATTGGACAAAATCTCTGGTGTTCCCCATCGCCATATGGGTGGTTCAGCAACTGGTCACCGGAGCCGTCTCGGCATATCGCTGGCTGAAGCGTCAGGATTTCCTCTATACCAATATTCTCGAGGAAATCCGGCGCACCCGCGCATCGAACAAGGCCTTTCACCAGTCGCTCGAGCATGCGCTCGATACGGGTATCATCGCCCAGCGCCTGACAAGCGATCCGAACTACTTCCTCTTTGTCGTGATGGGCGATTCCGCACCGTCCGTCTTTCGCAGCGACTCAGACGAGTTCTCGGCGCTCGGTCGATACACCAGTCGCGATGTCATTGCCTTTTTCGAGACGCAGAAATCCATCCAGGCCACGCTTGAAGCATTGCGTTCGGAAGACTTTCGATTGCTCCAGCCAGAGCGCAAGCTGGAAGCGATTCAGAAGCTCATGCTCCTGTTCAAAGAAAGTGACCGTATAGGAGATGAGTGCGAGCCGCGACTGGCACGGGCCGTTCGGCAGACGATCTACCGTCGGCTACGTCGTTTCGCGGCCCGGATTTCAACCCGTGCCCGGCGATATGCCGGATGGCGAGCGATCAAAGAACGATCGGGGGAAGAGGCTTGATCACGACTTCGGCTCCTTCGATAGATCAAATCTATGTCGCTCTTCACCGCGAGGCAACGTCATCCTTCCCACGCGGCACCGGATCGAGCCCCGCCCCGCCAAACGGTCCGCAGCGGGCGACGCGCTTCAAGGTCAGCCAGCCGCCGGGCAAAAGCCCGTGCCGGGCGATCGCCTCGTAGCCGTATTCGGAGCAGGTCGGAATGTGGCGGCAGTTTCCGCCGACGAAGCCGGAGAAGGTCAGCTGGTACAGCCGGACGAAGCCGACGCCGAGAAGTCGTCCGGGTGTTTTGCGCCAGGGCCCGTCGAAATTGCGGGACAGGGAACGGACCTTCGGGGGCTCAGGCTGCGGCAACGGCTCCGCCATGATTGGCCTCGATCTGCCGGAGAGCGTCGTCGACCGCGTCGAAGGTCAGCATGGTCGAGGCGTGCCGGGCCTTGTAGTCGCGCACCGGCTCCAGATATTTCAGGTCCCCGAAACGTCCCGTCGGGGGGACGCCGTTTTCCTTCAGCATCCGGCGCATGTCCTCGCGCACCGCTCGCAGTTCCTCCGGTGTCGACCCGACAATGGCCTTCGCCATGATCGCCGAGGAGGCCTGACCGAGTGCGCAGGCCTTCACGTCGTGAGCAAAATCGGCGACGACGCCATCGCGTACCACGAGGTCGACGGTCACCGTCGAGCCGCACAGCTTGGAATGCGCGGTCGCGCTGGCATCCGGCGCAGCGAGGCGACCGATGCGCGAAATGTTGCCGGCATAGTCGAGGATCTTGGCGTTGTAGATGTCGTCGATCACGGTGCGCGTCCTCAAGCCGAATTGCCGGTCGGCGCTCTACAAAGCCGCCGACGATACGTATATAGGGAGAATTGCCTGCCTTCAAAAGGAGGCTGCTGATCCTTGCGCCCGCAGTTTGAATCCCTCGTGGCGCGTCATTGTTATTGAGCGTCCTGATACCCTCGCGAGAAGCCGGAGACACGGTGTTTCTTTCTTTCGGGCCAGGCGCTGTGGTGTGAGAGTCTCATGGACGCGATCGTCAGGAAGATGGCCGAAGGCTTTGCGGACGGTCGCCTCAGGCGTCCGACGCGCGAAGAAGCGCAGGCAGCCGTCGCCACACTCATCCGCTGGGGCGGCGACGACCCGACACGCGAGGGCCTGATCGAAACCCCCGCCCGCGTCGTCAAATCCTATGAGGAGCTTTTCGGCGGCTACACGCTCGATCCTGCCGACGTTCTCGGCCGGACCTTCGGCGAGGTCGCGGGCTATGACGACATCGTCCTCGTGCGCGACATCGATTTCCACTCGCATTGCGAACACCACATGGTGCCGATCATCGGCAAGGCGCACGTCGCCTATCTCCCGAGCGGTCGCGTCCTTGGCCTGTCGAAGATCGCCCGCGTCGTCGACATCTTCGCCCGCCGCCTGCAGACGCAGGAAACGATGACGGCGCAGATCGCCGCCGCGATCGAGGACGTCCTGAAGCCGAAGGGCGTCGCCGTCATGATCGATGCCGAGCATCTCTGCATGTCGATGCGCGGCATCAAGACCAAGGGGTCGACGACCGTCACGACCGCCTTTTACGGAATCTTCAAGGACGACAAGGCCGAGCGCGCCCGCTTCCTCGACATGGTGCGCAGCAAGGCATGACCGGCCCGGTCTTTGCGGCTCCCTTCGCATCGCCCGCCGAGCAGGAGGCCGGCACGATCCTGGCGCCGCGCTTCGACGACAAGGGCCTCGTCACTGCCGTCGTCACCGATTTCACGACGGGCATGCTGCTGATGGTCGCCCACATGGACCGCGAGGCGCTCGATCTCAGCATCGCGACCCGCACCGCCCACTATTTCAGTCGCTCGCGCCAGAGCCTCTGGAAGAAGGGCGAGACGTCGGGCGCCCTTCAGATCATTCGCGAAATCCGGATCGACTGCGACCAGGACGCGGTCTGGCTGAGGGTCGACGTCGAACGGCCGGAAGAGACCTGCCACACCCACCGCACGACCTGCTTCTTTCGGGAAATGCCGGGGGGCGGCGACGGGCGCACCCTGGTCTTTGCCGGCGACACCAGCCCGGTCGACCAAAGAGCTCGCTGATTGCTTAAGTTTGCAGCAAACTATCGGGGTTAAACTCTACCCAACGTCGATCACGGCGGCGGCCCAGGACGGTCAACCATGTTGGAACGAGTTTTCAGGCGTGCCGAGAACCAGCCCCTGCCGGTACCGACTGCCGAGACGGGGCGCCTTTCCGCGGTGCCGAAACCCAAATTCAAGATCGCACTGGCCCTTGGCGGCGGCGCGGCCCGCGGCTGGGCCCATATCGGCGTCCTGAAGGCGCTCGATGAAGCCAATATTCACATCTCGATGATTGCCGGCACCTCGATCGGCGCCCTCGTCGGCGGCTGCTACCTCGCCGGCCGGCTGAACGAGATCGAGGATTTCGCCCGGTCCCTGACCCGTCGCGGCCTCATCCGCTTCCTCGACGTCCGCTTCGGCGGCTCCGGGCTCCTGGCCGGCATGCGGCTCAACCGATGCCTCGTCGACCAGCTTCAGGACCTTCTGATCGAAGACCTCGACCGGCCGCTTGTCTGCGTCGCCACGGAAGCCCGCACCGGGCACGAAGTATGGCTCGATTCCGGCTCCCTGATCCTCGCAATGCGCGCCTCCTACGCCTTGCCGGGTGTCTTCGAGCCGGTCATCTGCGGCGAGCGGCGGCTGGTCGATGGGGCGCTGGTCAATCCGGTCCCGGTCTCGGTCTGCCGCGCCTACGAGGCGCAGCTCGTGGTCGCGGTCAATCTCAACTATGACCTGTTTGGCCGGGCCGCCGTCGTCCGGATGCGCGCCTCGCCCGCCACGACGCACATTCAGGAGCCAAGATACCCTGCACCGGAGATGGCGGGGGCGGAAGCTGCGCTGCGCCGGGATAAATTCGGCATCACCCGCTCCATGGCGGACGCCTTCAACATCGTTCAGGACCGCATTTCGCGCTCGCGCCTTGCCGGCGATCCGCCCGACCTCTCGCTGCATCCCAGGGTCCGCGACATCGGGATGTCCGAGTTCTTCCGCGCCGACGAGGCCATCGCCCACGGCTATGAGGAGACCATGCGGCGCCTGCCGGAGCTCATGCGCGTCACCGAGGGCTACGTCGCCACCTGAAAAGTCGGGCGACAACCGACGTCGCGCCCCTCCCCCGTCCGTCTTTGCCGGACCGCTAGAGCATGATCCCGAAAGGTGGCTTCCGGCTTTCGGAGAGAGATCATGCGCAAACAAAGAACGAAAGCGGGACGGCTTTTTGAAGAAAAGCCGTCCCGTTTTAGACGGAGGTGGAGATGTAGCTCCGCATCTCCTCGGCCTCGCGCTCGGCATCCTCGATTCGACGCTTCACGATGTCGCCGATCGAGACCATGCCGGTCAGCTTTCCCGCCTGGATGACCGGCAGATGCCGAAACCGACCTCGGGTCATTATCTCCATCACTTCGTTGACCGTCGTGTCCTCGCTGCAGGTAACGACCTCCACCGTCATGACCGACGCGATGCGCTCGCCGAGGCAGTCCGCCCCGCGTGTCCCGACCACCCGCACGATGTCACGCTCGGACAGGACGCCGGCAAGATCGCCAGCTTCGTCGAGCAGCACGATCGCGCCGATGCGCTTCTGCGCCATGGCCTTGGCCGCCTCGACCAGCGTCGCGTCGGGATCCATGGTGAAGACGTCCCGACCTTTTTCCTCGAGTATTTTTCTCACCGTCATGACCATCCTCCCGTCCAGTCCTAGACGGGGATCGTGCGTCAGTCGGCGGCCGACCGCAAGTCGTCTTCTTCCATGGCTTCTCGGGGCGCCAGGGGCTGTCGACGGTGCGGCTCGAAAAGGGCGAGACCCAGAAAGCCGAAGACGAAGCCGCCGAGATGCGCCTGCCAGGCGACCGAGGCTCCTCCGTCGAGAAAGCCGCCCAGTCCCGAGGCGGTCAGAAGATTGGTGGCAAAGAAAATGACGATGAAAAAGATGACCGTCCGGTCCGACAAGGCCTGCCGGATCGACAGCAGCGGCAGGTCGGCACCGGCCGGCAGAGGACGTCCGACGGAGCCGAGCGCGAAGCGGCAGGCTCCGCCCATCAGCGCCGAGACGATGCCCGACGCGCCGATCACCGGCACCATCAGGTCGGGACTGGAGACATAGAAGGCCAGAGCGCCGATCATGGCGCCGACGGCGGAAAAGGCGATGACACGCGCATTGCCGAGCCGGCGCGCGACCGGCGTGCCGAAGGCAAGCATCCAGATGACGTTCAGGCCGAGATGCATCCAGTCGCCGT
Coding sequences within it:
- a CDS encoding rhomboid family intramembrane serine protease codes for the protein MSNDDFPPVRVNPPAFNVPGVVLAAILAFTLVQALRSFVLTPDSDDWLITEFSFVAACYSENCAEFFGRDPGAQFWSPLSYAFLHGDWMHLGLNVIWMLAFGTPVARRLGNARVIAFSAVGAMIGALAFYVSSPDLMVPVIGASGIVSALMGGACRFALGSVGRPLPAGADLPLLSIRQALSDRTVIFFIVIFFATNLLTASGLGGFLDGGASVAWQAHLGGFVFGFLGLALFEPHRRQPLAPREAMEEDDLRSAAD